In Centroberyx gerrardi isolate f3 chromosome 14, fCenGer3.hap1.cur.20231027, whole genome shotgun sequence, the genomic stretch CTGAGCTATAGTGAGTCCGACTTGAGACGACTGGGGTCACAACTCAACCTGCTGACAcaatctctctgctctctgtcacaGAGCAACGTTCACATGACCTGTTCCCCCTCCGAGTCCTCCTTCCCCGCAGCCCAGCGTCACGGCTGGAACAGCAGCCAGTCTGTCATCTCACACAGATCATCTGGCTCACTCTGGGAGCACAAGAATCTGACAAACCAAAGCGATGGATCCCTTGTCCTGAGGAAAGTGAAGCGGAAAGCCATCCAACGCAGTGAGTCCATGGGAAATGAAGAATCTCCCAAAAGGGGCAGCATGCTGTCCAGGTGGAAGGCAGAGCAGAGGGAAGAGTTGGCTGTAAACGGTAAGAAGTGGCACGGTGGAAGAGATGAGGAGTCGGAGAAGTCGGAGGTGCCCTTTATCACCTTGCAGTCAGAGTTGTCCCTGGATGCCAGGAGGCTGCTGGTGGCACAGGCCCTGGCTGTGGACCTTTTTCAAGATGGGGAAGAAGGGCACAAGCACGCAGTCTTAGCCTGGCAGGTAACTCATCCACACACCTCTATGTGCTGCATTCTGTATGGATCCGCCTATGAGctacaaatatttattttttttatcatgtaaATCTAAAGAGGTGTTCAGGTTAATTCAACAAGAATGTGCCTGAATAAACAGTGTCAGTCACACATGGGCAGGGAGTGTAAAGTGACTGCCTGGTATGTGTTTAGGCAGAGCTGAACCAAGGCGGGGCGTGGGAGAGGCTGTGTATGGAGCGGGATCCCTTCATCCTGACTGGGCTGATGTGGGCGTGGCTGGAGCAGCTTAAAGAACCAGTCATCTCCTTCCAGGCTGCCAAGGCCATGAACCCAGACAACAATGACGCTCAGACTGTCCTCGACACACTGGACCAGGTCAGAAGTTACACTGTATTGTGCTATTCAGGTTTGAAACAGCGGCAATGCCACACTGAATTATCAGGGCAAGGCAACTTCCAACTTTCTGAATCTGACCCTCCTTATCATCTCTTCCAAGGCCACCAAAGAAACACTAATGTGCATACTAGATTGTATGGCTCATATGCTGACACTACCGGATGAGATAGAGAATGCTTTCCTGGCTCGTACTATCAAGGCTTTCACTTGggtaagaaaaacaacacttaTTCATTGCGATTCATTTCAatgtttaaatgaaaaaaaaaaaaatcaattttttcAACTAAAACGTCCCGCTTGCCTTTCAACAGCTGGAAAAGAACTCAGAAGAAGGGAGCAAAGCGTGTGAGACCATGACTACAGTCCTCAGGTGTGTCCTTCTGGATATGAGATGGACGGCCATCAAAGACGATGAGACTCTAGTGTCCCTCTTCCCTTCAATATAGCTACTACCAGACCTGTGTATGTGGCAGACTGTGTGCATCTCCATGTGGAGACATATGAGGGAAAAGCTGTTTTTGTGCCTTCATGAGTATTTTATATGTAAGAACTAATTCTGTCAACGTAGGCTCAATACACAAGTTTATGGTATGTAAATGATCACAATTCATAAAACTATCTTGCCTCAGTAGTGAGTAAAGGTAAGATATTGAAGAACAGGTCAGGATATATTTTCCAGTACGTACATTATGCCTTAAGACTGGTTATATCTATCAACATTGAAATACCTCAGCTCCAAGAAGTTCAGTTATAATAGACTACCCTTCTACCTGtacagattttcattttttaacgAAATATGTTATCATATACCACAACACGCACAGTATCAATGCCTTCCCCGTAACATAGAGCTCTTCATCTGTACTGCCTGATACTCTTTTGTAAACATAGACTTACTGAAGCACATCATACAGCAAGCATATCTGTTGTAACAATTCAGAATAAAAGGCAAATGCTAGTCCTTCCAGTGGATAGTGCAAACTGCTTTCGTACCAGCGCCTCTGTGTGGGGCAGTGATGCTCAGGAGGTGAAAGAGTAAGCCTTCAGGACGTCTTTCCCATCGTTCCCTTCTACTGAGGCCACAATGCTGGAGTAGTCACAGGCAACGTGAGTGAACCCTCTGGAACACATAAGCAGTAGGGACAGGTTTAAGAAAAGACCGCCAAGGGAATAAGAAGATGGTGATATTTATGTCATAGCATGTCATATCAAGTACAAATGAAATATCTGTGTTTGGCTTCAGGCtgttattttaataaaacacatcactgatTACTCTTGACGTCGACCTGGCTGCTGTTGATACACCATATAGGTGCATATGAATGGCCCAGCGTACCTGGACATTGCGTGAGAGCCTCCCAGTAGGTGGTAGCGGCTCTCCAGGGTCAGTCCTTGGTCTCTGTCGTTTCTCCACGTCAGCACTCGTAAGGAGAGGTCTCGAGACGCCGTCACCACGCGAAAGCTATCCTATGAATGTAATTgcacaaaagaacacaaattggacattttcacacacaaacataatacACATTTCACACAGAGGGTACATTGCATATTGCCACATTGGATATTTCTTGCACTCCCCGTGAGAAGAGAGCGTACCACACATATGGAGGAGATGGGTTCAGTGTGGTCTTCGAAGCTGGCGAGCAGGGCTCCTTTCAGAGAATAGACCCAGAGCCCTCGGTCAGCCGCCACCACCAGAGTGTTGCTGTCCTTGGCCTCCAGAAGGATGCATGGGGCTCTGTTGTTCAGTGTCAGGGTGAAGGACTCCACCTGCTGGACTAGAATGAGAAAAGGTTCAAACTTATACTGGGACAAGCTCACTATTAAAAGgtaaaatccacccttggatattCTTACACTGCAAGATATCAATttatgatgttcagtgcattcaagaagttattttgtgatgtaatgtaatataatttttttagtttaccCATTTCCCTTGACCTGTTTCTACTTCAAAAATAttctatcaaactccattgtggCTGCATTGGAAATATGTGGCTGTCATGTcacatcatctacatttggccggTTATCTGCAGGAatcagaaaaatacaccaccaaacaacaaaacgtTCCCAGATATGAAacgtacatcaccaatagctgctgTTTAATAGAatcagtgttttagggtggatttttcctttaatggtTCACCAACTGAATATATTTTCCAATGGCTGATGAGGGCATCGATACCAAAACTAAAGATTATCACTAGTAGATCAGTAAATCCTTACCCTGGATCTCTGTCTTGTACTTGGTTTTTTTAATGCTGACATCTAACACAGTGAGGGCTTTGTTGTGTGAGCGGCCCTTGTGATGGATGATGGCCAGTCTGGCAGGCTGGCTGGGTATGAAGACAGCAACCTGGCACCCGCTGACTGGCAGACACTGGCAGAGAGGCTCTTCGtcctcagagggagaggtcaaaCTCTCAGTGCATATCACCTGCCAGAAAATCATACAATAGTAACGTTCATACAATAGTATAACTGTTTCTTGACGCTCTTATCAATGAACACCTTTTACCCCACCGTGCCATTGGCACAGATGTGTGGTAAAAGAAAACATCAGAGAGCCTACGTGACcaggaaacacaaacataacGTCAGGCCTTCAAAAACAGCAAGAAATACCTTTGGACTTAAATCATCATTGTCCTTGGTTCCAGCCAGGATCCATCTCTTGTCAGGTGAAACTAGGAGTATGTTGACTTTAAAACTGTCACACACCACTAGACTGGACTTTCTAGTCAAAGCTGAACCAGCTAGTGTGCACACAGCTCCCTGACTGGTGCCTACCTGGAAGAAAATGGAATGAGAGATAGAAGTGTTATTTTGCTAGAAAAAACTCTGGTTGTGTATTACTTTCAGTTATACAAACTGAGCAGAAATAGGAGAGGATCATTTGGTTACTCACAGAGAGGAAGCAGCTGTTGTTAATATTGTACTGTAGTAATGTGCAGtttggagaagcagcagagtaGGAGGCGGCCTCCTGCCCAGTCTGACCCTGCCAGGTCTTGATGAGGCCTGTGGAGTCTGCTGTAATCACGACTCCATGCTCTCCGTCACTGACGATCGCTGTCAAAGGACTCTGCACAGGACTGCACCACAGCTGTGCACCCTgagcaaaagacaaaaaaaaaacatgtttgattggaatgaaaacctgcatacacatgGCTCTCGATGGCACACGGTTGAAGGCCATTGATTTAGAATATTTATGACTTAGGTGTACATGCAGTATGGCACCCCCCGCTGAAACACTGTCACTTCACTACTGCCTTGTTTATATAGTGACTTTTAAGATTGAAGGTAGTTATCGACTTGTAAATGTATTGTCTAAGCTTTTGTTACAAGGGCTGACAATATGTGACACGTAAACATAAGTTTTACATGTATTCTGTGGCAGTGAagggtttgtttacatttgttttgcCTGTAAACACTGTATGAATGTTAAATTTATATTGGATTAAAAAAGTTCCAAAAAGCCCATTCGCCATCTACAGCAAACATAAATATACCCAAAATTTTGACAGTTGAAACAATTGTGGGTTGTATCTTTAATCCAACTGCGTGCCTCCagacagattattattatgcaGGTATTACAACATtggtactactgctaataacaGGGATTATGAAATGCAGGATGATACACTGAAGGTGTTGTACTGACATTTTGGATGTTCCACGCGCGGACGGTACCATCAGTAGAGGCACTGCAGACTACGGCATTGCAGTTGCAGAGGTCAGGGAGCTGGGGCAAATTCCCCTGCAGGTACACCAACCCCACCACCCTGCCTGGAGGACAATACACATGTCAGATACAAAAAAGATGAGTCATATGGCAGCGGCAGTCAGGAAAAGGAGATCccatagagagaaagagggggagagagagagatggatgtgcgtgtgtgtgtgtgtgtgtgtgtgtgtgtgtgtgagagagagagagagagacacacacacagacagagacagttgCAGACAGAACCaaagtagaagaggcagagacaaaggacaagagaaaagaaattgAGATTCAAACTGACAGGATGCCTTTCGGGTgatattcttgttttgtttctgtgatGTTTTCTCAGTgatctctgagagagagagagagagagagagagagagagagagagagagagagagagagagagagagagagtcagtatATACCTGTGTGGCCTCTCAGGCTTTTGCAGGTGTAATCACCACCGGACCGGCCTTTCGTCATCTTCATGTCTAAGTAGGAGCGTTGCAGGTAGTATCTCTTCCAGGCCCGTCTCACATGCTCACTGCCAACCACAGCCAGATTACAGAAACCCCAGCGCTGAAGACACATCCTCCTGCAGGGAACGCACATTGGAGGTcacttacagtatgtgttgATTTGATCCCCTGAACACAACACTCATGATCTACTTGATTCTGTTGAAAAAGGTGTAGCCTACCCTCCTCCTGACAGTCATTTGGAAAGCACAGATAAAGGCTATGAGCTTACCTCCATAACCAAGGAGTCTCTGCAGCTTCATGCCAGTCctgaaaacataaacatatcatgcacacagacatacacacacctgtcagaCACTACTGATAATCATTCCGATGGTAATTCACTGAGTTAACAACAACACGTGAGGAAACTTA encodes the following:
- the fbxw12 gene encoding F-box/WD repeat-containing protein 12 produces the protein MDSHHAYLTGDCLIQIFTFFNEEDLISASSVCKDWHEAAETPWLWRRMCLQRWGFCNLAVVGSEHVRRAWKRYYLQRSYLDMKMTKGRSGGDYTCKSLRGHTGRVVGLVYLQGNLPQLPDLCNCNAVVCSASTDGTVRAWNIQNGAQLWCSPVQSPLTAIVSDGEHGVVITADSTGLIKTWQGQTGQEAASYSAASPNCTLLQYNINNSCFLSVGTSQGAVCTLAGSALTRKSSLVVCDSFKVNILLVSPDKRWILAGTKDNDDLSPKVICTESLTSPSEDEEPLCQCLPVSGCQVAVFIPSQPARLAIIHHKGRSHNKALTVLDVSIKKTKYKTEIQVQQVESFTLTLNNRAPCILLEAKDSNTLVVAADRGLWVYSLKGALLASFEDHTEPISSICVDSFRVVTASRDLSLRVLTWRNDRDQGLTLESRYHLLGGSHAMSRGFTHVACDYSSIVASVEGNDGKDVLKAYSFTS